One window of Solwaraspora sp. WMMA2056 genomic DNA carries:
- a CDS encoding ABC transporter ATP-binding protein yields the protein MLLEIEDVSLLYGRIQALHGISLTVDEGEIVALIGANGAGKSTTMRAISGIRPIASGKITFDGEDISKLRADLRVRRGLCQAPEGRGIFPGMTVLENLDMGAYTRRDRAGIAADLDRVLGLFPRLAERRKQAGGTLSGGEQQMLAVGRALMSRPKLLLLDEPSMGLAPMLIQQIFDIIVEINQQGTTVLLVEQNAQQALSRAHRAYVLETGSIVKSGTGTDLLHDPAVKEAYLGVA from the coding sequence ATGCTGCTTGAGATCGAGGACGTCAGCCTGCTCTACGGGCGGATCCAGGCGCTGCACGGCATCAGCCTGACGGTCGACGAGGGCGAGATCGTGGCCCTGATCGGCGCCAACGGTGCCGGCAAGTCGACCACCATGCGGGCCATCTCGGGTATCCGGCCGATCGCCTCCGGCAAGATCACCTTCGACGGCGAGGACATCTCCAAGCTCCGTGCCGACCTGCGGGTGCGGCGCGGGCTCTGCCAGGCACCGGAGGGCCGGGGCATCTTCCCCGGGATGACGGTGCTGGAGAACCTAGACATGGGGGCGTACACCCGTCGGGACCGGGCCGGCATCGCCGCCGACCTGGACCGGGTGCTGGGGTTGTTCCCCCGGCTCGCCGAGCGGCGCAAGCAGGCCGGTGGCACCCTCTCCGGCGGTGAGCAGCAGATGCTCGCCGTCGGCCGGGCGCTGATGAGCCGGCCGAAGCTGCTGCTGCTCGACGAGCCGTCGATGGGGCTCGCGCCGATGCTGATCCAGCAGATCTTCGACATCATCGTGGAGATCAACCAGCAGGGCACCACGGTCCTGCTGGTGGAGCAGAACGCCCAGCAGGCGCTGTCGCGCGCCCACCGGGCGTACGTGCTGGAGACCGGCAGCATCGTCAAGTCCGGCACCGGCACCGACCTGCTGCACGACCCGGCCGTCAAGGAGGCGTACCTCGGTGTCGCCTGA
- a CDS encoding ABC transporter substrate-binding protein, translating into MLTMAACGEQDSVEQPGAGAPSASADDDLAALVPDEIKADGKILVGIDATYAPAEFLDTDGATVLGFDVDLFNTVAGKLGLTTEYVPSQFDDIIPGVMSGKYEIGVSSFTINDERKTQVDMVSYFSAGTQWAARAGEPVDPDDACGKRVAVQAGTVQVEDIEARSAACTAAGNPEITIEQFQGQDQATASVVSGKNDAMLADSPVCAYAVQQTNGELELSGDIYDSAPYGYVVAQEQSEFAEALAQALAAVIADGSYEQALSNWGVEAGGITDPAVNP; encoded by the coding sequence ATGTTGACCATGGCCGCCTGCGGCGAACAGGACAGCGTCGAACAGCCCGGTGCCGGCGCGCCGAGCGCCTCGGCCGACGACGACCTGGCGGCGCTGGTCCCGGACGAGATCAAGGCCGACGGCAAGATCCTGGTCGGGATCGACGCGACGTACGCCCCGGCGGAGTTCCTCGACACCGACGGTGCCACGGTCCTCGGCTTCGACGTCGACCTGTTCAACACCGTCGCCGGCAAGCTCGGCCTGACCACCGAGTACGTGCCCAGCCAGTTCGACGACATCATCCCCGGGGTGATGTCGGGCAAGTACGAGATCGGGGTGTCGTCGTTCACCATCAACGACGAGCGCAAGACCCAGGTCGACATGGTGTCGTACTTCTCGGCGGGCACCCAGTGGGCGGCGCGCGCCGGTGAGCCGGTCGACCCGGACGACGCCTGCGGCAAGCGGGTGGCGGTGCAGGCCGGCACCGTCCAGGTCGAGGACATCGAGGCCCGGTCGGCGGCCTGTACCGCCGCCGGCAACCCCGAGATCACCATCGAGCAGTTCCAAGGTCAGGACCAGGCCACCGCCTCGGTGGTCTCCGGCAAGAACGACGCGATGCTGGCCGACTCGCCGGTCTGCGCGTACGCGGTCCAGCAGACCAACGGTGAGCTGGAGCTGTCCGGCGACATCTACGACTCGGCCCCGTACGGCTACGTCGTGGCCCAGGAGCAGTCCGAGTTCGCCGAGGCGTTGGCGCAGGCGCTGGCGGCGGTCATCGCCGACGGCAGCTACGAGCAGGCGCTGAGCAACTGGGGCGTCGAGGCGGGCGGGATCACCGACCCGGCAGTCAACCCCTGA
- a CDS encoding amino acid ABC transporter permease has product MNPSTGPDGTPPSGPDPAGEVPSGPVRVRPDPIRAVPVRRPGRWVAIGVLAVLAAMFVHLLVTNDRFQWAFMVDNMFRPPIIEGVRTTITMTLLAMLIGVAVGVLVAVMRLSGNPILAGVAWLYTWFFRAVPRVVLLVLFGNLGILWERLEFGLPFDRQLGALFGVTDFEARIWGFDARTAISGFVAGLLGLALSEAAYMAEIVRAGIGSVDPGQAEACAALGMSQGLTLRRVVLPQAMRVIVPPTGNETIAMLKDTSLLAFVPVTNELFFQLSAVGSRTFQVFPMLVAACLWYLALTSVLMVGQSFVERRFSRGVGAAAAKGT; this is encoded by the coding sequence ATGAACCCCTCGACCGGCCCGGACGGCACCCCGCCGTCCGGGCCGGACCCGGCAGGCGAGGTGCCGTCCGGGCCAGTCCGGGTCCGCCCGGATCCGATCAGAGCGGTGCCGGTACGGCGTCCGGGCCGCTGGGTGGCGATCGGCGTGCTCGCCGTACTCGCCGCGATGTTCGTCCACCTGCTGGTCACCAACGACCGCTTCCAGTGGGCGTTCATGGTCGACAACATGTTCCGGCCGCCGATCATCGAAGGCGTCCGGACCACCATCACGATGACGCTGCTCGCGATGCTGATCGGTGTCGCCGTCGGGGTCCTGGTCGCGGTGATGCGGCTGTCCGGCAATCCGATCCTGGCCGGGGTCGCCTGGCTCTACACCTGGTTCTTCCGGGCGGTGCCCCGGGTGGTGCTGCTGGTGCTCTTCGGCAACCTCGGCATCCTGTGGGAGCGGCTGGAGTTCGGCCTGCCGTTCGACCGGCAGCTCGGTGCGCTGTTCGGCGTGACCGACTTCGAGGCCCGGATCTGGGGCTTCGACGCCCGGACCGCGATCAGCGGGTTCGTGGCGGGTCTGCTCGGGCTGGCGCTGTCCGAGGCGGCCTACATGGCGGAGATCGTCCGGGCCGGGATCGGCTCGGTCGACCCCGGTCAGGCCGAGGCGTGCGCCGCGCTCGGCATGAGCCAGGGCCTGACCCTGCGCCGGGTGGTGCTGCCGCAGGCGATGCGGGTGATCGTGCCGCCGACGGGCAACGAGACGATAGCGATGCTCAAGGACACCTCGCTGCTGGCCTTCGTACCGGTGACCAACGAACTGTTCTTCCAGCTGTCGGCGGTCGGATCCCGGACCTTTCAGGTCTTTCCGATGCTGGTCGCCGCCTGCCTGTGGTACCTGGCGCTGACCAGCGTGCTGATGGTCGGCCAGTCCTTCGTCGAACGGCGGTTCTCCCGCGGTGTCGGCGCCGCCGCTGCGAAGGGGACCTGA
- a CDS encoding amino acid ABC transporter ATP-binding protein, which produces MTASAAAGPDTLMVYAENVHKSFGSLDVLNGVDLAVRPGEVCCVIGPSGSGKSTFLRCINHLEKIDAGRIWVDGALVGYRQRGGKLHELPAREVAAQRRSIGMVFQRFNLFPHMSALANVMEAPLRVRGEPKAAVRERAVALLDRVGLADRAHAYPGQLSGGQQQRVAIARALAMRPKVMLFDEPTSALDPELVGEVLDVMRDLARDGMTMIVVTHEIGFAREVGDSLVFMDGGVVVEAGVPREVLADPRHERTRAFLSKVL; this is translated from the coding sequence ATGACCGCGTCGGCCGCCGCCGGGCCGGACACCCTGATGGTGTACGCCGAGAACGTGCACAAGTCGTTCGGGTCGCTCGACGTGCTCAACGGCGTGGACCTGGCGGTACGCCCCGGTGAGGTGTGCTGTGTGATCGGGCCGTCCGGCTCGGGCAAGTCGACCTTCCTGCGTTGCATCAACCACCTGGAGAAGATCGACGCCGGGCGGATCTGGGTGGACGGGGCGCTGGTCGGCTACCGGCAGCGGGGCGGCAAGCTGCACGAGTTGCCGGCCCGGGAGGTGGCCGCGCAGCGGCGCAGCATCGGCATGGTGTTCCAACGGTTCAACCTTTTCCCGCACATGAGCGCCCTGGCGAACGTGATGGAGGCGCCGCTGCGGGTCCGTGGGGAGCCGAAGGCGGCGGTCCGTGAGCGCGCGGTGGCGCTGCTGGACCGGGTCGGCCTTGCCGACCGGGCGCACGCGTACCCGGGTCAGCTCTCCGGTGGTCAGCAGCAGCGGGTGGCGATCGCCCGCGCGTTGGCGATGCGGCCGAAGGTGATGCTCTTCGACGAGCCGACCAGCGCGTTGGATCCGGAACTCGTCGGTGAGGTCCTGGACGTGATGCGGGACCTGGCCCGCGACGGGATGACGATGATCGTGGTGACCCACGAGATCGGCTTCGCCCGGGAGGTCGGCGACTCGCTGGTGTTCATGGACGGCGGGGTGGTGGTCGAGGCCGGCGTGCCCCGCGAGGTGCTCGCCGACCCACGGCACGAACGAACTCGGGCGTTCCTGAGCAAGGTCCTCTGA
- the polA gene encoding DNA polymerase I — MTDDAPRLLLLDGHSLAYRAFFALPVENFSTSTGQPTNAVYGFTSMLINVLRDERPTHIVVAFDISRRSFRTERYAEYKAGRSESPADFAGQVSLVQEVLDALRIPFVTKDNFEADDIIATLACAGRDAGMDVLICTGDRDAFQLVDDRITVLYPRKGVSDLARMDPAAVTARYGVGPQHYRDLAALVGEASDNLPGVPGVGPKTAAKWISQYGGLDGVVAQADQIKGKAGESLRERLADVIRNYELNCLVADLELPVTVADAKWTGWDREAVHQVFDALQFRILRDRLYQYLDAVEPEAEAGFDLAGQVLGAGAVAPWLTAHAPVGVSVGVAVAGSFGRGTGTVTAVAVATADGAAAWFDPAALDATDEAAVADWLADERRRKVLHDSKPARLAFAAHGWSLAGIDRDTALAAYLARPDQRSYDLIDLALRYLHRELRVDAPDDGQLTLDGLGPQGEVEQNLMLRARATLDLAVAIDAELARDGDASTRLLADVELPLVEVLAAMEQAGIAADTEYLTELEAVFAAEVKAAAQAAYGVIGREFNLGSPKQLQEILFTDLGLPKTKKIKTGYTTDADALQWLFAQTEHPLLAHLLRHRDVARLKSTVDGLLKSISDDGRIHTTFHQTVAATGRLSSTDPNLQNIPIRTEEGRRIRRAFVVGAGFESLLTADYSQIEMRIMAHLSADEALIEAFNSGEDFHAVTASSVFQVPLESVSAEQRRRIKAMNYGLAYGLSAFGLSQQLGIATDEARALMEEYFRRFGGVRDYLQALVAQARQDGYTSTILGRRRYLPDLVSDNRQRREMAERMALNAPIQGSAADLIKVAMLHVDTALRASPLRSRMLLQVHDELVFEVAPGERADLEELVRREMGGAYPLSVPLEVSVGVGTDWHSADH, encoded by the coding sequence GTGACCGACGACGCGCCCCGACTGCTGCTTCTCGACGGCCATTCGCTGGCCTACCGGGCGTTCTTCGCCCTGCCGGTGGAGAACTTCTCCACCAGCACCGGGCAGCCGACCAACGCGGTCTACGGCTTCACCTCGATGTTGATCAACGTGCTGCGCGACGAGCGGCCGACGCACATCGTGGTCGCCTTCGACATCTCCCGCCGGTCGTTCCGGACCGAGCGGTACGCCGAGTACAAGGCCGGCCGGTCGGAGAGCCCGGCCGACTTCGCCGGGCAGGTGAGCCTGGTGCAGGAGGTCCTCGACGCGCTGCGCATCCCGTTCGTCACCAAGGACAACTTCGAGGCCGACGACATCATCGCCACCCTGGCCTGCGCCGGCCGGGACGCCGGGATGGACGTGCTGATCTGCACCGGTGACCGGGACGCCTTCCAGTTGGTCGACGACCGGATCACCGTGCTCTACCCGCGTAAGGGCGTCTCCGACCTGGCCCGGATGGACCCGGCGGCGGTCACCGCCCGCTACGGTGTCGGGCCGCAGCACTACCGGGACCTGGCCGCCCTGGTCGGTGAGGCCAGCGACAACCTGCCCGGGGTGCCCGGTGTCGGCCCGAAGACCGCCGCCAAGTGGATCAGCCAGTACGGCGGACTGGACGGGGTGGTCGCCCAGGCCGACCAGATCAAGGGCAAGGCGGGGGAGAGCCTGCGGGAGCGGCTCGCCGACGTGATCCGCAACTACGAGCTGAACTGTCTGGTGGCGGATCTGGAGCTGCCGGTCACCGTGGCGGACGCCAAGTGGACCGGCTGGGACCGGGAGGCCGTCCACCAGGTGTTCGACGCCCTGCAGTTCCGGATCCTGCGGGACCGGCTCTACCAGTACCTCGACGCGGTCGAGCCGGAGGCCGAGGCCGGGTTCGACCTGGCCGGGCAGGTCCTCGGTGCCGGCGCGGTCGCCCCCTGGCTGACCGCGCACGCACCGGTCGGCGTCAGCGTCGGCGTCGCGGTCGCCGGCAGCTTCGGCCGGGGCACCGGCACGGTGACGGCGGTCGCGGTGGCGACCGCCGACGGTGCCGCCGCCTGGTTCGACCCGGCCGCGTTGGACGCCACCGACGAGGCGGCCGTCGCCGACTGGCTCGCCGACGAGCGGCGTCGCAAGGTCCTGCACGACAGCAAGCCGGCCCGGTTGGCGTTCGCCGCCCACGGCTGGTCGCTGGCCGGCATCGACCGGGACACCGCGCTCGCCGCCTACCTGGCCCGGCCCGACCAGCGTTCCTACGACCTGATCGACCTGGCCCTGCGCTACCTGCACCGGGAGCTGCGGGTCGACGCCCCCGACGACGGGCAGCTCACCCTCGACGGCCTCGGGCCGCAGGGCGAGGTCGAGCAGAACCTGATGCTGCGGGCGCGGGCCACCCTGGATCTGGCGGTGGCGATCGACGCCGAGCTGGCCCGCGACGGGGACGCCTCGACCCGGTTGCTCGCCGACGTCGAGCTGCCGCTGGTCGAGGTCCTCGCCGCGATGGAGCAGGCCGGCATCGCCGCCGACACCGAGTACCTGACCGAGCTGGAGGCGGTCTTCGCCGCCGAGGTCAAGGCGGCCGCGCAGGCGGCGTACGGGGTGATCGGCCGGGAGTTCAACCTCGGCTCGCCCAAGCAGCTGCAGGAAATCCTCTTCACCGACCTGGGGCTGCCCAAGACCAAGAAGATCAAGACCGGGTACACCACCGACGCCGACGCCCTGCAGTGGCTGTTCGCGCAGACGGAGCATCCGCTGCTGGCGCACCTGCTGCGCCACCGCGACGTGGCCCGGCTCAAGTCGACCGTCGACGGGCTGCTCAAGTCGATCTCCGACGACGGGCGGATCCACACCACCTTCCACCAGACGGTGGCCGCCACCGGCCGGCTCTCCTCGACCGACCCGAATCTGCAGAACATTCCGATCCGCACCGAGGAGGGCCGTCGGATCCGGCGAGCCTTCGTGGTCGGCGCCGGGTTCGAGTCGCTGCTGACCGCCGACTACAGCCAGATCGAGATGCGGATCATGGCGCACCTGTCCGCGGACGAGGCGCTGATCGAGGCGTTCAACTCCGGGGAGGACTTCCACGCGGTGACCGCGTCGTCGGTGTTCCAGGTGCCGCTGGAGTCGGTCAGCGCCGAGCAGCGCCGCCGGATCAAGGCGATGAACTACGGCCTGGCGTACGGGCTGAGCGCCTTCGGCCTGTCCCAGCAGCTCGGGATCGCCACCGACGAGGCCCGCGCCCTGATGGAGGAGTACTTCCGCCGGTTCGGCGGAGTCCGCGACTACCTGCAGGCGCTGGTCGCCCAGGCCCGCCAGGACGGTTACACCTCGACGATCCTGGGCCGGCGCCGGTACCTCCCCGACCTGGTCAGCGACAACCGGCAGCGCCGGGAGATGGCCGAACGGATGGCCCTCAACGCGCCCATCCAGGGCTCCGCCGCCGACCTGATCAAGGTGGCGATGCTGCACGTCGACACCGCGCTGCGGGCCTCGCCGCTGCGGTCGCGGATGCTGCTGCAGGTGCACGACGAGCTGGTGTTCGAGGTGGCACCGGGGGAGCGGGCAGACCTGGAGGAGCTGGTCCGTCGCGAGATGGGCGGGGCGTACCCGTTGTCGGTGCCGCTGGAGGTCTCCGTCGGCGTCGGCACCGACTGGCACAGCGCCGACCACTGA
- a CDS encoding SulP family inorganic anion transporter, with protein sequence MSASAPAAVRSRFTRPSWISPKVLRTEVLAGLVVALALIPEAISFSIIAGVDPRVGLFASFTMAVTIAICGGRPAMISAATGAIALVVAPLARDHGLGYLLAAVILGGVLQVLLAVLGVARLMRFIPRSVMVGFVNALAILIFAAQVPYLIGVPWLVYPMVAVALAIMVGLPRLTKAVPAPLVAIVVLTVVTVAAGFAVPTVGDQGALPDSLPFLALPEIPYTWATLQLIAPYALGIALVGLMESLMTAKLVDDITDTRSNKTRESWGQGVANIVTGFFGGMGGCAMIGQTMINVKVSGARTRLSTFLSGVFLLILVVSLGDVVARIPMAALVAVMIVVAVSTFDWHSVAPATVRRMPWGELIVMTTTVAAVLVTHNLAIGVIIGVLTAMVIFARRVAHLVEVTSVLDPDGSTRIYSVHGELFFASSNDLVHQFDYTGDPDRVIIDMAHAHVWDASSVAALDAITTKYASRGKTVEIIELNQPSARIHDTLAGRLKVGH encoded by the coding sequence ATGTCCGCTTCTGCGCCCGCCGCTGTCCGATCCCGGTTCACCCGCCCGTCGTGGATCTCACCGAAGGTCCTGCGGACCGAGGTCCTCGCCGGCCTGGTCGTCGCCCTCGCGCTGATCCCGGAGGCGATCTCCTTCTCGATCATCGCCGGGGTCGACCCCCGGGTCGGACTGTTCGCCTCGTTCACCATGGCGGTCACCATCGCCATCTGCGGTGGCCGGCCGGCGATGATCTCCGCCGCGACCGGCGCGATCGCGCTCGTCGTCGCCCCCCTCGCACGCGACCACGGCCTCGGCTACCTGCTGGCGGCGGTGATCCTCGGCGGGGTCCTGCAGGTGCTGCTCGCCGTGCTCGGCGTCGCCCGGCTGATGCGGTTCATCCCCCGCAGCGTCATGGTCGGCTTCGTCAACGCCCTCGCGATCCTGATCTTCGCTGCCCAGGTGCCCTACCTGATCGGGGTGCCGTGGCTGGTCTACCCGATGGTCGCCGTCGCACTGGCGATCATGGTCGGCCTGCCCCGGCTGACGAAGGCGGTGCCGGCGCCGCTGGTCGCGATCGTCGTGCTGACCGTGGTCACCGTCGCCGCCGGGTTCGCCGTACCGACCGTCGGCGATCAGGGCGCGCTGCCCGACAGCCTGCCGTTCCTCGCCCTTCCCGAGATCCCGTACACCTGGGCCACCCTGCAGTTGATCGCCCCGTACGCTCTGGGGATCGCCCTGGTCGGGCTGATGGAGTCGTTGATGACCGCCAAGCTGGTCGACGACATCACCGACACCCGGTCGAACAAGACCCGCGAGTCGTGGGGTCAGGGTGTGGCGAACATCGTCACCGGCTTCTTCGGTGGCATGGGCGGCTGCGCGATGATCGGCCAGACCATGATCAACGTCAAGGTCTCCGGTGCCCGGACCCGGCTGTCGACCTTCCTGTCCGGGGTGTTCCTGCTGATCCTGGTCGTCTCCCTCGGCGACGTCGTCGCCCGGATCCCGATGGCCGCTCTCGTCGCCGTCATGATCGTGGTGGCCGTCTCCACCTTCGACTGGCACAGCGTCGCTCCGGCGACGGTCAGGCGGATGCCGTGGGGCGAACTGATCGTGATGACCACGACCGTCGCGGCCGTGCTCGTCACCCACAACCTCGCCATCGGCGTCATCATCGGCGTCCTCACCGCGATGGTGATCTTCGCCCGTCGGGTTGCCCACCTGGTCGAGGTCACCAGCGTGCTCGACCCCGACGGCAGCACCCGGATCTACTCGGTGCACGGCGAGCTCTTCTTCGCCTCCAGCAACGACCTCGTGCACCAGTTCGACTACACCGGCGACCCCGACCGGGTGATCATCGACATGGCCCACGCCCACGTCTGGGACGCCTCGTCGGTCGCCGCCCTCGACGCCATCACCACCAAATACGCCAGCCGCGGCAAGACCGTCGAGATCATCGAACTCAACCAGCCCAGCGCCCGCATCCACGACACCCTCGCCGGGCGCCTCAAGGTCGGCCACTGA
- a CDS encoding MerR family transcriptional regulator, with protein sequence MPPSGLMQIGEVAERTGLSLRTIRYYEEVGIVVPSARSQGGFRLYTEADVARLLVVKRMKPLEFSLEQTRDLLDVLDRLAADEPGLDPEQRQRLIGALRDFHDGVQARAATLESQLRTAREFATELTAHLAALDRPAPLRR encoded by the coding sequence ATGCCCCCGAGCGGACTCATGCAGATCGGCGAGGTGGCCGAGCGCACCGGCCTCAGCCTGCGGACCATCCGCTACTACGAGGAAGTCGGCATCGTCGTGCCGTCCGCCCGCAGCCAGGGCGGCTTCCGGCTGTACACCGAGGCGGACGTGGCCCGGCTGCTGGTGGTGAAGCGGATGAAGCCACTGGAGTTCAGCCTGGAACAGACCAGGGACCTGCTCGACGTACTCGACCGGCTGGCCGCCGACGAGCCCGGCCTGGATCCCGAGCAGCGGCAGCGGCTGATCGGTGCGCTGCGGGACTTCCACGACGGGGTGCAGGCCCGGGCCGCGACGTTGGAGAGCCAGTTGCGTACCGCCCGGGAGTTCGCCACCGAACTGACCGCACACCTGGCCGCACTCGACCGGCCCGCCCCGCTGCGCCGCTGA
- a CDS encoding peptide chain release factor 3: protein MSAAPTTSTGTASDVTAQAARRRTFAVISHPDAGKSTITEALALHARAITSAGAVHGKGDRRGVVSDWMALEQQRGISITSAALQFTYRDVVVNLLDTPGHADFSEDTYRVLTAVDCAVMLLDAAKGLEPQTLKLFEVCRHRRVPVITFINKWDRPGLEPLELLDEIEQRIGLRCTPLTWPVGVAGQFHGVADRRTGDMVAFTRTPGGATAVMEEQLPADEAARRYGADWTRAIEELDLLAATGADHDQAAFVAATTTPVLFGAAVTNAGVRQLLDVLVDNAPAPAARPDTGGSHRALDAPFSGFVFKTQANMNPAHRDQVAFVRVCSGRFERGMVVTHAGTGRPFATKYAQQVFGRDRDTIDEAFPGDVVGLVNATALGIGDSLYAGPAVTFPPLPSFAPEHFVAIRATDSSKFKRFRRGIEQLDGEGVVQVLRSDRRGEQTPVLAAVGPMQFEVATHRLAAEFGVPTAIDHLPYTLARRTDAASAAALNAAPGVEVMTRVRDGELLALFPDKWRLSTVRNRDPELVLEPLLADAQ from the coding sequence GTGTCTGCGGCCCCGACGACGAGCACCGGCACCGCCAGCGACGTCACCGCGCAGGCGGCCCGGCGGCGTACCTTCGCGGTGATCTCCCATCCGGACGCCGGCAAGTCGACTATCACCGAGGCTCTCGCCCTGCACGCCCGGGCGATCACCTCGGCCGGCGCGGTGCACGGTAAGGGCGACCGGCGCGGCGTGGTGTCCGACTGGATGGCCCTGGAGCAGCAGCGCGGGATCTCGATCACCTCGGCGGCGCTGCAGTTCACCTACCGCGACGTGGTGGTCAACCTGCTCGACACCCCCGGGCACGCCGACTTCTCCGAGGACACCTACCGGGTGCTGACGGCGGTCGACTGCGCGGTGATGCTGCTCGACGCCGCCAAGGGCCTGGAACCGCAGACGTTGAAGCTGTTCGAGGTGTGCCGGCACCGCCGGGTGCCGGTGATCACCTTCATCAACAAGTGGGACCGCCCAGGTCTGGAGCCCCTCGAACTGCTCGACGAGATCGAACAGCGGATCGGCCTGCGCTGCACCCCGCTGACCTGGCCGGTCGGCGTCGCCGGGCAGTTCCACGGGGTCGCCGACCGGCGTACCGGCGACATGGTCGCATTCACCCGGACCCCGGGCGGGGCGACCGCCGTGATGGAGGAGCAGTTGCCCGCCGACGAGGCCGCCCGCCGCTACGGCGCCGACTGGACCCGGGCGATCGAGGAACTGGACCTGCTCGCCGCCACCGGCGCCGACCACGACCAGGCCGCGTTCGTCGCCGCGACCACCACCCCGGTGCTGTTCGGCGCGGCGGTCACCAACGCCGGGGTGCGCCAGCTGCTCGACGTACTGGTGGACAACGCCCCGGCCCCGGCGGCCCGGCCGGACACCGGCGGCAGCCACCGCGCGCTGGACGCACCGTTCTCCGGATTCGTGTTCAAGACCCAGGCCAACATGAACCCGGCGCACCGCGACCAGGTCGCGTTCGTCCGGGTCTGCTCCGGTCGGTTCGAACGCGGCATGGTGGTCACCCACGCCGGCACCGGCCGACCGTTTGCCACCAAGTACGCCCAGCAGGTCTTCGGCCGCGACCGGGACACCATCGACGAGGCCTTCCCCGGTGATGTGGTCGGCCTGGTCAACGCCACCGCGCTCGGCATCGGCGACAGCCTGTACGCCGGCCCGGCGGTGACGTTCCCGCCGTTGCCGTCGTTCGCCCCGGAACACTTCGTGGCGATCCGGGCCACCGACTCGTCGAAGTTCAAACGGTTCCGCCGGGGTATCGAACAGCTCGACGGCGAGGGCGTGGTCCAGGTGCTGCGCTCGGACCGCCGGGGCGAGCAGACCCCGGTGCTCGCGGCGGTCGGGCCGATGCAGTTCGAGGTTGCCACCCATCGGCTGGCCGCCGAGTTCGGGGTACCGACCGCGATCGACCACCTGCCGTACACCCTGGCCCGGCGCACCGACGCGGCCAGCGCGGCCGCACTCAACGCCGCGCCCGGCGTCGAGGTGATGACCCGGGTCCGCGACGGCGAACTGCTCGCCCTCTTCCCCGACAAGTGGCGACTGTCCACCGTCCGCAACCGCGACCCGGAGCTGGTGCTCGAACCGCTGCTTGCCGACGCCCAGTGA